A genomic stretch from Pomacea canaliculata isolate SZHN2017 linkage group LG2, ASM307304v1, whole genome shotgun sequence includes:
- the LOC112557818 gene encoding transmembrane protein 26-like yields the protein MSWLSVARAVVVRLMFAVHGLVSIWRLAVVTHEIRFWYLATVLGVLLLEMTVTLGKKGGKEWKWFCPSVFIYLMCVVPAIWFLELHEMEKRIRELYRANVSTITHDLLMADNETGEELSASLGTILGVCQLEIRIPLQLTSDQWIRTLEQLLLLLLILGRWLLPKGKLTHDQLSQLLLVYIGTAADIVEFFDAFKEKRGRVRYNRILCIVILGIWSFSLIQFSLVLTATRARRDQSGLVPTRKRYKASGETVGCCSADVYGIIISIMLQDLPFLVLRMLLIFKYKVLSYTNMFFTSKNTIVIILLIYRLIVVQIEKRKEMNENLDSNLLKERGRRLAESVSLTPSSCSGKSRLIKSESDFSNGIYDPFRCPTPVHRQSTGSLGTIGHNLSPFVGGGSGTVGRSGADHRWSRTCTMENLTFSGVIPALTTPWISMCGRGRGEDRAGECVWMWMCFERTDPLEV from the exons ATGAGCTGGCTGTCCGTGGCGCGTGCCGTCGTGGTGCGCCTGATGTTCGCGGTGCACGGGCTGGTGTCAATATGGCGCCTGGCAGTGGTGACGCACGAAATTCGCTTCTGGTACCTGGCCACCGTCCTGGGCGTCCTCCTGCTGGAGATGACAGTCACCCTCGGCAAGAAGGGAGGCAAGGAGTGGAAATG GTTTTGTCCGAGTGTGTTCATCTACCTGATGTGCGTGGTGCCGGCCATCTGGTTTCTAGAGCTGCACGAGATGGAGAAACGCATCCGGGAACTGTACCGCGCCAACGTGTCCACCATCACCCACGACCTGCTGATGGCCGACAACGAGACAGGCGAGGAGCTGAGCGCCAGTCTGGGTACAATACTcggggtat GTCAACTGGAGATCCGAATTCCCCTTCAGCTAACGTCCGACCAGTGGATTCGAACCCTGGAGcagcttctgctgctgcttctcATTCTGGGTCGCTGGCTGCTACCCAAGGGCAAGCTGACCCACGACCAGTTGTCTCAACTTCTCCTCGTCTACATCGGCACCGCAGCAGACATCGTCGAGTTTTTTGACGCCTTCAAAGAGAAAAGAGGTAGA GTTCGTTACAATCGCATTCTCTGCATCGTCATACTTGGCATATGGTCCTTCAGCCTCATTCAGTTCTCGCTCGTTCTCACGGCGACGAGAGCGCGGCGAGACCAGTCAGGCCTGGTGCCGACCCGCAAAAGATACAAGGCTTCTGGAGAGACGGTGGGTTGCTGCTCCGCTGATGTGTACGGcatcatcatctccatcatGCTGCAGGACCTGCCGTTTCTAGTGCTGAGAATGCTTCTGATTTTCAA GTACAAAGTGCTCAGCTACACAAACATGTTCTTCACCTCCAAGAacaccatcgtcatcatccttCTCATCTATCGTCTGATCGTCGTTCAGATCgaaaagaggaaagagatgAACGAGAACTTGGACTCCAACCTGCTGAAGGAGCGAGGGCGACGCTTGGCTGAGTCCGTGTCGCTCACCCCGAGCTCGTGCAGCGGCAAAAGCCGCCTCATCAAAAGCGAGAGTGACTTCAGCAACGGCATCTACGACCCCTTCCGCTGCCCCACCCCCGTGCACAGGCAGAGTACGGGGAGCCTGGGAACCATCGGTCACAACCTCAGTCCTTTCGTCGGCGGAGGAAGCGGGACCGTGGGCAGGAGCGGGGCAGACCACCGATGGAGTCGAACCTGCACGATGGAGAACCTCACGTTCTCCGGTGTGATCCCCGCGCTCACCACTCCATGGATTTCAATGTGCGGTCGTGGTCGAGGGGAGGACAGAGCTGGAGAGTGTGTATGGATGTGGATGTGTTTTGAAAGAACAGACCCGTTAGAAGTGTGA